The following nucleotide sequence is from Triticum dicoccoides isolate Atlit2015 ecotype Zavitan chromosome 7B, WEW_v2.0, whole genome shotgun sequence.
TTGCTAGCAGCTGGTTGTAATGCATTTTGATCTGATTGTGATGGGTGATAGTTCGTTGCATCAGGTGTTTGTGAGGCAGCTTGTGTTTCCTAAATGAAGGGAATCATTTCGAAATTAGAAGGCAGTGTCACTGTCAGTAAAACAATGACAATAAACGAAGTGCTTGTGAGTATAATAAATTACCTGTTGATTAGGCCAGTGTAAGGTGGGTTGGATTGTAGGCTGAAAAGTACCAAACTGAGGAACACCAGAGTTGGGCGAAGCTAAAGATTGAGGAATACCTTGAGGATGCAGCATATAAGAATGCATCCCAGCCATCTGCCCAGGAGGAACAAAACCACTTAGTCCCAATAGTGGTGGAACAACAGGTACAGCATGGGCATTAtttccctggaaaaaaaatcaaaacatgcTTAGGCTATTCATAAGCAATAAAATATAACAATCAACAAAACAAATATGACAGTCTAAATAAAAATACTGGGGGGAACAGGAAAGGGTAAGAAACACCGACACTAAAACAACAAACACAAGGTAGTCACAATACACTAAATAAAGTAACGCAGCAAATGTTGGAACAATATTTTGTATCACTGGTGACACACACTGACAACTCTGCTCAAAATGAGTAATACCTTAAAGGAGTCATTTGTGGACTGATTGCCATCCGCTAATGCACTACCATTTGCAGCCATGTTGCTTCCCTTGCTTTGAACATATGACGCTTCAGCTGAACCTTCCTGAGCAGCTTGCGAAACATCTTCTTGTTCTCCAGTACGGTCTCTTAACTCAATAAGTTCTAGCTGGAGTCGTTGTATTGTATGCAGAAAACCTTGCTGCATTTCAACATACTGGAGACGAACAAGAGAGTCGAGTAAAGAGAAGGCTAATATTATAGAGTAAACAACTGAACCATGAAATACCACACAAAGAAATTCATAGTAGCACAAATCAGACATGAGTAACATAAAGAAGGCATCTACTTAACAACTGACCTGTTGCTGGAAAGTAGCCCAACATTGACCAAACTGATCAGTACGCTCACGCAACTCAGCTTGTAGTGATTGAGACTGCAAGATATCCATTTCTTGAACTCGTGTAATCCAAGCATGAGCATCCCTCAACTGTTCATCTTTATAAAGAATGTTGTCTTGAGCAACCCTATGCTGGACAAAATAAAATGTTCATTCGTGAACGCCTGGACATTAAAATGCCTGAATGCTAACGCTCGTAAAGAAATGTCCCCACAAACAAATAACATAGTTCATTGCTCAGTCATGAATATAACAAACTAACACAACTGAAATAATGCCCAAGAGCCTCTCAACGCGTTCTATTATGAAACCCTGCGATTATAAAAGATGAAATATTGGAAAGGGGGGTAACATCCAGCGCGTTCTATTATGATGTTACTGCAGTACATACATTTTAAGAGACAAGCATGTTAATTATTACAGGACTATATTCATTTTATGACACTGCCATGTGAATAATTTGAAGTGGACTTTGAAACGGTTATTAATGGAGATCAAGCAAACTATGATACTGTAATCCATACCACAATCGGTAAAAATGTTTTTGGATTTAATTTAATGGAAGCTTACTACATAGTGCATGGATCAtctaaaatactccctctgtaaagaaatataagagcgtttagattactagagTAGTGATCTTAatgctcttatatttatttacggagggagtacaaatgaaAACCAAAAGGGTAGAGAAGAATACCTGTTCCTCTAATGCAAGATACTGGCTTTCCTTTTCTCGCAGATGTTCTTGCAGATCATGAATTTGTTTAAGATGTTGGGCTCTTTCAGCTTCAGAATTATCACGCTCCCTTCTGCACAAAATAATAAACCATCAGGCATACACTTTTTGGGTTATAAATTGAAAAAAGGCAGCAAATTAAAGTGTGTGGTGGTTTGTTTTTAGTCAAAAAGGATGAGATCTAGTGATGTAGCTTGACACAACAGCAGACCATAGAGGAATTGTATAATTCTGATGCATGATCATTGATCTAGAACTCTGGATTTATGCTAGGAAGTTTTAAGGTGTGCAATTTCACAAATGTATTTCCAACTTGAGAGATATTGTTCCATGCATAAACATCTACAAGGTACCAATGATACCTGAAACTTGCGATTTCCTTGGTCTGTTCTCTAAGAAGATCTTGATTTGCCCATACCTGCCGAAAAGAACAAAGGCGGCAATAAATAACATAAGCACTCAGTGTTAATACTGCACAATGTAATAGTTAAGACCACCAACCGTTTGATGGTCAATCTTCAAAGCATCCAATTCCCTATGTGTATCATCCAATTTCATTTCCAGCTCAAGAATGTACTTCTCCCGTTCATGTAGTTGTTCCTGTTCAATCGGGACATTAATTTTGTTTCCCACGGCAAGGGCAACACAAGGTCTGCATCAATTATATCACCAGACTAGACGCTGGCTACATGTGTTACTGAAACAACTCAGGGTAACACCCAACAAATTGTGTGGTTGAAATCAAACTAGAAGGCTAGATAAGCTAATCTGAAGCTACCTTGCATGAGTTGCATCCTACTGCCTCCGAATCAAAAAAGAGGGCTCACATGCTTTTTGAAATTTAATTTTGACCATTGATCAAACCAATAATACGTAGATAATGTAagttgaaaattatatcattggaaaattCTTTCGGATACAGATGTAATGGTATAAATTTTGTGACATGTAACCTACATTGTCTATTGGTTAAATTCATGGTCAAAGTCAAATCTTGAAAGTGTGTGCGCGCTCTTTTTGGAGTCAGAGGGGGTGCCTATATAGCAGTAATGAACCTACATCTGTGCATCACGTAACTATCTTAAGAGCATTAAGCCATTAAACACCACTCAACTTTCCTCATCAGCAGAAAACCACACACAAAATGCGAACAATACAAATACAAGAAAGGAGTCCTGCAGAGCTACACCATCTCTTGTCAACATAACACAGAACTCGGCACTTGGAGAAAACCAAAATAACAGCAAGCTAGAGCACAACCACCAAAGGTGATAGCTGTCTGCCAATCATGGCTTTCAAAatgtatttctttacggagggagtagcatgtACTACTTCCCAAGCAACCACTAAGCAGTACTATACCATGCCATCTGCAATGAACAAGTCAGGAGTACTTGTTGCAGCCTAGTGAGTAGGGAAACAACCAGCACATCAAAAGGGAAGAGACACAACCTTGAGCTTTTCAGCTGCTACTGCATGCTCCTTGGTAGCCTCCCCGAATCGGCGCTGCACCTCGATGATCTGTGGGTGGGCGATGGCCTGTGCGCGCAGGTCGATCTCGACCTGCTGCAGCTCCTCCCGCTGTCGCACAATGCTCTGCAGGCGCTGCTGCAGGATGTCCTCGCTGAGCCCACCGCTCCCATCAATGGTGATCGAGCAGAAGTCCTCCAGCCCTCCCGACTCATCCTGCACCAAGAACCCAATCCAACGCCGATTCAAACCACGCCAAAATCAACCAAGCACAGGTGCATTGCTAGGAGGAGGAAGCGCTCACACACACACCTGGTAGATGACCCTGCCCTCGGACTGCGCCATCTTCACGCGCTCCGCAGCATCCTAAAGAAACACCAATACAAAAAGACGGAGACGCGGCGTGAGTAAGGGCAGCATAGCCAGACGGACGGCGATGAGGGGAAAGGAAGGGTTTTTGCCACGCGGGTGGACCGAGGCGGCGGGGGGGCGACCTCGGCGCCATTGGTGCGGAGCGGGGCGTCGGGGACGGCGCGCCACTCCTTGCGCGCCGCCGCGGCCTCCATTTCGCGTCGCGAGCGGGGTGAGGACTGGCTCCCACCGCGCCGGATCGGGATCtggcggcggggctagggtttagtCCCCGCGGCGCGGCCCTCCGTGAGGAAGCCCGGACGAACGaagcgcggctggaggccgatgaGGGGGAGGAGGCCTGCGGGGCTAGGGTTTACGCGAGCTGCGGATGAGGCGATCGGAAATTCTCGGGGGGGATTTGTGCGAGGCGTGCGATTTGGGGCttgggggagaggaggaggcggcggaatGGAAAGCACAGGGAGTGGAGACACCGAGAGGAAGAGCGTGTCTATGTGCTTCGTACCAGTGATCTGGCGGTGGGGTCAGTCTGTCAGGGATTCAGGGTCACGACCGCGGCCCGTGACATATTTGTGCCATGTTGCATGATTGCCTCTTGCCCACTGTAAGaaatgtttattattattatttttacatactactccctccattcttttatgtaaggtgtattatttttggcaCGGTGACCAAGGTGCATAATTATATAGGTGTTAGAATAAAATTACCCTTGGAAAATTAGttggttagtggcaagtaaatcagtGAGTCCAAGAaagtaagagatacatgcaatcgagAGAGATAGTTTCCTTCTTTTGATACAAGGAGATATACAGTCAATCACGTGAGAGATATTTTCCTCTTTTTGAAAGGATAAAAAAGGAATTACGAGGATTTAGAAGAAATGCATCTTACATTGTGAAATTTTATCAACAAACAAATACActttatataaaggaacggagggagtatatcgtagaaaTCGTAATACAAGTCAAgtgaggctggccatagtggttgtATCTTAGCCAGTATCATACACTTGGGAATAGCAAACACGCTGATGTGACAAAGAATTAAGAAGAAAGAGAAGGTTAGAGTAACATATATAgatactgtatcatattaaatgttatgCTATTTGGTGTCATGTATGACAATAAATAAGATAATCTATGATATTACTCTATGATattatgcactatgaaggtagtatcatatactagcatcatgcatatgatactagtgtattatGATACTTCTCACTATGAGTAGCCTAAACACCGACCTgacaaaactggaaaaaaatagtaGTTAGTCTTGCACAAAGGAACACTAGCCAAGAAAAGAAAATTACAATTATGATCGGAAAAATCCTctaagcttgacaccaacgcccatcaCTGCCTCTGGCACCTAGGACTACACCTGCAGATGAAGAGGGACGGGCGACAACAGGTGTTGGCACTGTAGTCCATCCGGCAAAAGTCCAAGGCGCGCTGGATTCAAACGCGGCAAATGGGTCGAAGGCGTCAAGGCCCAAGTGACCGAAGAAACTGCCGCGTGGTTTCCGACCCAACTTGGGCTCGTTAACTAAGTTAACGGTCATTTCCTTTAAATAGCTATTTGTAAGCGAGGTCAAGGTTGGAAGGAACTGGATGGCAACTTCGGCCGATGATGTACTATCTCTTGTAGCTGTGTGGGTTGGTGGGCAGCCAGTTACAGAAAACTCAAGTCCCCAATCGATTTGGAGATGAACCCTAGCGCAATTTCGTAGATCAAGCGAGTCCCTTGCAGTTGGTATCAAATTTGGTGGTCCTGAAGCTTCCCAATCACAATTACAACACGCGGTGGCGGCACCGATGTCGAGCCGCATCCATGGACAAGTTATCGGAGGAGGGGCACGGGGTCTACAAGCTCCTCCGCGCCGATTTCGGGTCCGATCTGAGTCAGCGACTCAAGGGTCAAAGGGGAGACTCCCCTTGAGGCTATGGGAAAGATGATTGAAGCCAACACCGAACTATGAATGGTTTGATTTTGGCAAGGGTTTATGGTGTTCCTGTGGAGATGAACATGGAGCTCGAGCAAGTGTATGCGGAGGGGGTGAAGGACTCTACGCCAAGGATGGAAGGGTCATCCACAACGCGCTTGAACGGTTCAAGGCATGGCAAAGTTGCTTTTGGTGGTGGCGGAGTCGAGACAGATTTTAGAGGAAAAGGTCAATCGTATGTTCCCCCTCCATTTCGTGGTGCACGTTAGTTGCAAGTATCTGCTTGAAACTTTGATGCTTGTGATCCTGTGTTAGTTGAGGTTGGGGATGCTTATTCCTTTGGAGTTCAATCTGATTCGCCTCGGTTTGATGGTTCTAACCCTCGTCTGTGGTAATCTCATTGCGAAGGGTCAGTTCAAGTTATGGGGAACTCCATCTCATCGATTGATTTCATTGGCAACGACTCAATTCGAGGGTTCGGCTTCGCGTTGGCTTGAATCGATGCAACGCACGCAGCCATGTGCCACTTGGACTGATTTTTTTTGCAGTTTGCAGAGTTGCTTTGGCCAAAATCAACATCACACACTACTCAAGCAATTGTTCAAAATTTCTCAAACTAGCACGATGGTCGATTATGTTGATAGATTTGTTGATTTTATGACCAGTGATCCACATATGAGaacacttgatacgtctccatgtatctataattttgttattgtttcatgccattatattatcaatcttgtatgttTCATATGTAATTTTATATCAAGTTTGGgaattaacctagtgccaagtgtcagttcttGTTTTTCCTTATTTTATTGTCTCACAAAAAAAACAGTACCAAaggaagtccaaacacgatgataCTTTACGGggatttttctagaccagaagggacCCTACAAGCTTCGAGGGGAGACCAGACGCCGCACGATAGAGGAACAAGCTCACATGGCGCGCCACCTGGGGGTGCGCTGTCTGAGCTTGTGGCCCCCTCAcaactccgtttgacctaattATAGGCTTGTAAATTCCCTGAAATCCAGAAACCGCTGGAGCAAGACCCGAAACAATTATTTCACCGCCATAAGCCTCTAATCTTccacgatcccatctggaggcctcctCGGTACTTTGCCGAagagggaatcgatcacggagggcctctacatcaaccttgctacacctccgatgatgtgtgagtagttcctcaCCAGACATATGGGTCCACAACAGTAGctggatctctctctctgtctctctctctctgctcttcaatacaatgttctctttggAGATCGATATGATATAATCCTTTTATCTGGTGTGttagttgggatccgatgaactgtgggtttatgatcagattattcttgAAAGTACTTGAGTTatattctgaactttattatgtgtgATTATTATAGCTATGTAATTCTTTCCAATCTACGAGTTATCTTTGGCCAAGTTAATGATTAGATCTTCGGTGGAGGTGGTGCATAGTAGTAGGTTCAATCGTGCGGTGTCCTCACTCTATGACaggaggggtagcgaggcacgtatttatattgttgttactaaagataaaacgatggggttcgaTCATATTAGTTGATCTTATTttttctacattatgtcatcatacttaatgcattactctgaacTTAATACTTAGAGGCAAGCATAGAAGCGCTCttgaagtggagtaatagtagtagatgtacatGGATGTCGGTCCACTTGTCATGAACGTAATGCATATGTACTAATtatgccatgaataacatcataactatgcgctattCTATCAaccgcccaacagtaatttgttcacccaccgcatcgCTATGTTCTCGAGAGATATGCCTCCAGTGAAAGCTATGGCCCGGGGTCCATTTAAATCATATTACTAAAATCCTAAATACCTTGTTGTAATTTATTTACTTTGCAATTTATATATCTCCTACTattagatttaatccttgcaattaacgaGTATATGGGGATTGGCACCCCTCTTGCCCATGTTGGGTGCATGTATTTGatcttgtgtgtgtaggtactgctaaaTGTCGCTTGAGTGAATCTCATATTGgtttgataaaccttggttctttacTAAGAGAAATACTTTCTGCTACTATAttacttcacccttcctcttcagggaaatcccaacgcatttcagaagtagcaagaagaatttatgctgccgttgccggggagatttatcAAACAACTCAAGCTCCCTTCATACACATTATCATTTACTTGTTCTATTTTTTACTTGCTTTTATTTTGCCTTTATTAGCCTCCTTAAAAATCAAAATttataataccaaaaatatcttgTGTGCTATGTTGCTTGATTGCCATTTTATCTCAAGAAAACactaagttgtgtgacttctcgaatactaaTAACgacgattttattagtactccaaatTCTCCTCCCACCACTGGTGCGGAGTCATATGATATTAATGTTGCATTGCTAATGTTATTATGAAAGAACAAATTGCTAGAAATCCTAATGAAGATGTTGCATCCTAATATCTTTGTTGaactatgcgatatgcaaaagaaaaaagatgtggataataatattgtTAGTTTGAAATTATTTCCTTCTCATTAAGGGACAAAGCTAAATCTTGGTTTTCATCCTTACCTCACAATAGTATTGATTAATGGGATAAATGTAATGATGCTTTTAttaccaagtattttcctcccgctaagataatATCTCTTCTAaaccttgctcgtcctcgagtaagaagGTTGACTACCAAAAGCTTAATGCTACCAACTCTAAAACATTCATTGAACCAACCCCCAAAAGTGATATCCATGTTTTATTGTGAAAGCATGCAAAAGTTAACCAGCAAGGGAGTAATACAAGTTATCCTCTTAGTTCAATTTCCATGGAGGTCAAGAAAgaggaaaatatttttgtggagcccaAATTCCCATTGCCAAAATCTTAGAGATAAGGTCAATATTATGTTAGGAACGCATCAATCACAATCAAAGACAAAATAAATCAGGCATCAACGATCGCTTCAAAAACACCAACCCAAGGCATACCAGGTACAATAGCAAGATCGTTTGTATGCGTTATTCAACCGCTCAACTACCTATGCATCACTTAGCACAAGCCTATGCCTCGCACTGAAGTGAAATATAGAAATTGTTGGGGTTTTGAGAAATCAAAAATAAAGAAAGTCTTGCATCAAACAGCTGACCACCAGGCAATGGAGAAGGCCTTATGGTTTATGTTaacgcaaggagtagggattgccatgcaactaggATGCACATAGAGGTATGAATATGTGAACGCTCTCTGATGgactaagtgggggtgcatccaacttgcttgctcatgaagacctcaagcTTTTGAGGATgctcatcatcggaatatacaagccaagttctatagagTAGGTTCCCCACTAGTATGAAACATATGAAGCTCATGAAACTTTCTACTTGACAATGCATGAagtggtactttgaagcacaagagtatacTAAAAAGGATAATGATTGCTCCTTCTCTCTTGCTCACCTTTTTCtatattttttccttttctctttttttctgtggc
It contains:
- the LOC119337789 gene encoding uncharacterized protein LOC119337789 isoform X2 — its product is MEAAAARKEWRAVPDAPLRTNGAEVAPPPPRSTRVDAAERVKMAQSEGRVIYQDESGGLEDFCSITIDGSGGLSEDILQQRLQSIVRQREELQQVEIDLRAQAIAHPQIIEVQRRFGEATKEHAVAAEKLKEQLHEREKYILELEMKLDDTHRELDALKIDHQTVWANQDLLREQTKEIASFRERDNSEAERAQHLKQIHDLQEHLREKESQYLALEEQHRVAQDNILYKDEQLRDAHAWITRVQEMDILQSQSLQAELRERTDQFGQCWATFQQQYVEMQQGFLHTIQRLQLELIELRDRTGEQEDVSQAAQEGSAEASYVQSKGSNMAANGSALADGNQSTNDSFKGNNAHAVPVVPPLLGLSGFVPPGQMAGMHSYMLHPQGIPQSLASPNSGVPQFGTFQPTIQPTLHWPNQQETQAASQTPDATNYHPSQSDQNALQPAASNNVELSSGQSQVTHPENLTAHGEQEQRSTSVVAESTHESKVMESNVTEHFYNEEQKAHDSSSSASSTGKFERQEERSESKGEKVASGKQPVEHVPRKQNQASDSAGSTTQIHMNNMASELKSNVVNQSDTLASAGGGVGSLLPKDPVLLDERSLLACTVRAVPAGSDNRIRISSTLPNRLGKMLAPLHWHDYKKNYGKLDDFVASHNELFVIEGDFIHLREGAQQIISATTAAAKIAAAAAAASSASYSSLLPSVAVTPVAHTTRQKRGPVVDSRSSSSMPSGNGSTTAKFGNQHQANGFSDEVRAGQSSRHTAAANGGRHERVGPPTHDKVPSARHGYGGKQQGRSAGSEFSSRR
- the LOC119337789 gene encoding uncharacterized protein LOC119337789 isoform X1; translated protein: MEAAAARKEWRAVPDAPLRTNGAEVAPPPPRSTRVDAAERVKMAQSEGRVIYQDESGGLEDFCSITIDGSGGLSEDILQQRLQSIVRQREELQQVEIDLRAQAIAHPQIIEVQRRFGEATKEHAVAAEKLKEQLHEREKYILELEMKLDDTHRELDALKIDHQTVWANQDLLREQTKEIASFRRERDNSEAERAQHLKQIHDLQEHLREKESQYLALEEQHRVAQDNILYKDEQLRDAHAWITRVQEMDILQSQSLQAELRERTDQFGQCWATFQQQYVEMQQGFLHTIQRLQLELIELRDRTGEQEDVSQAAQEGSAEASYVQSKGSNMAANGSALADGNQSTNDSFKGNNAHAVPVVPPLLGLSGFVPPGQMAGMHSYMLHPQGIPQSLASPNSGVPQFGTFQPTIQPTLHWPNQQETQAASQTPDATNYHPSQSDQNALQPAASNNVELSSGQSQVTHPENLTAHGEQEQRSTSVVAESTHESKVMESNVTEHFYNEEQKAHDSSSSASSTGKFERQEERSESKGEKVASGKQPVEHVPRKQNQASDSAGSTTQIHMNNMASELKSNVVNQSDTLASAGGGVGSLLPKDPVLLDERSLLACTVRAVPAGSDNRIRISSTLPNRLGKMLAPLHWHDYKKNYGKLDDFVASHNELFVIEGDFIHLREGAQQIISATTAAAKIAAAAAAASSASYSSLLPSVAVTPVAHTTRQKRGPVVDSRSSSSMPSGNGSTTAKFGNQHQANGFSDEVRAGQSSRHTAAANGGRHERVGPPTHDKVPSARHGYGGKQQGRSAGSEFSSRR
- the LOC119337789 gene encoding uncharacterized protein LOC119337789 isoform X3; its protein translation is MEAAAARKEWRAVPDAPLRTNGAEDAAERVKMAQSEGRVIYQDESGGLEDFCSITIDGSGGLSEDILQQRLQSIVRQREELQQVEIDLRAQAIAHPQIIEVQRRFGEATKEHAVAAEKLKEQLHEREKYILELEMKLDDTHRELDALKIDHQTVWANQDLLREQTKEIASFRRERDNSEAERAQHLKQIHDLQEHLREKESQYLALEEQHRVAQDNILYKDEQLRDAHAWITRVQEMDILQSQSLQAELRERTDQFGQCWATFQQQYVEMQQGFLHTIQRLQLELIELRDRTGEQEDVSQAAQEGSAEASYVQSKGSNMAANGSALADGNQSTNDSFKGNNAHAVPVVPPLLGLSGFVPPGQMAGMHSYMLHPQGIPQSLASPNSGVPQFGTFQPTIQPTLHWPNQQETQAASQTPDATNYHPSQSDQNALQPAASNNVELSSGQSQVTHPENLTAHGEQEQRSTSVVAESTHESKVMESNVTEHFYNEEQKAHDSSSSASSTGKFERQEERSESKGEKVASGKQPVEHVPRKQNQASDSAGSTTQIHMNNMASELKSNVVNQSDTLASAGGGVGSLLPKDPVLLDERSLLACTVRAVPAGSDNRIRISSTLPNRLGKMLAPLHWHDYKKNYGKLDDFVASHNELFVIEGDFIHLREGAQQIISATTAAAKIAAAAAAASSASYSSLLPSVAVTPVAHTTRQKRGPVVDSRSSSSMPSGNGSTTAKFGNQHQANGFSDEVRAGQSSRHTAAANGGRHERVGPPTHDKVPSARHGYGGKQQGRSAGSEFSSRR